From a region of the Salminus brasiliensis chromosome 4, fSalBra1.hap2, whole genome shotgun sequence genome:
- the LOC140554169 gene encoding uncharacterized protein, with the protein MEVEEHIPAKFRTQIESLMAKTTSEIVKVFVEVLLETRVEITRSWREIDELKQKLEESEEQRAEAILRSQATCSFKRETEEVPVSDDVMQTSKVATVEHTGITQSSVEVHEPATLHTPHGTSGIDQFVNSPDKTQKANAQTMLRRKRACPAKSFGITENQKSMTENEVVSKSPLQAISMVSPQRPSCSSSTFASDSPNTEALAFTTDCLAAEDIQDEKPAVDEKGIPGFHHVERLADQLVELRNLTTVTLTNQQVRTIIDLWQNLDSWDKQWIVYVALHKDQLTTGHFQSPEKEDNLTPGIENTTRCTLQASSSTHPDCCRLVEAIFVRLCNIHSSPSKKDEETMTHWTLILQDYRKIRELLLGNGAVMQATSLQLVEVNQNALIQWHSHRIKDQGLTELLKEDLSPSLPEAQNPPMQARTLPIEPTQHQEHAPDYSDHIKNEDLSELLKEELSSSLPEAEKILQARTRPAELPQHRAPAYEHRPPESTAGQAVLKRRSVGEPPSIRPRLSTQRELFGPAPEAAQYLQMVPHISVRGAPVLQAVHVLQPMPTFVCGATQNSVPQRATQEPPQPRQKRTYNRVVQGNTCKKCGQFRSAVTGHSQYKGIIYCPQTETVDKKQWLEDMRRKWK; encoded by the exons ATGGAGGTGGAGGAGCACATACCTGCCAAATTTCGGACTCAAATTGAGTCACTCATGGCAAAAACCACCTCAGAGATTGTGAAGGTGTTCGTGGAAGTGCTCTTGGAGACCAGGGTGGAGATCACCCGTAGTTGGAGGGAAATAGATGAGCTGAAGCAGAAGCTGGAAGAGAGTgaggagcagagagcagaggcGATTTTGAGAAGTCAAGCAACCTGCAGTTTcaaaagagaaacagaggaaGTGCCGGTGTCAGAT GATGTAATGCAAACCTCTAAGGTTGCCACAGTTGAGCACACCGGCATCACACAGAGCAGTGTAGAGGTCCATGAACCTGCGACTTTACACACACCACATG GTACATCTGGAATTGACCAATTTGTAAATAGCCCAGACAAAACCCAAAAGGCCAATGCTCAGACTATGCTTAGACGTAAAAGAGCATGTCCAGCTAAATCTTTTGGCATCACAGAGAATCAGAAATCCATGACCGAGAATGAAGTTGTTTCAAAGTCTCCACTCCAAGCTATTTCAATGGTCAGTCCCCAGAGACCCTCCTGCAGCTCCTCTACCTTCGCTTCTGACTCTCCCAACACAGAGGCTCTGGCTTTCACTACTGACTGTCTTGCTGCTGAAGATATCCAGGATGAGAAGCCA GCTGTAGATGAAAAGGGCATCCCTGGTTTTCATCATGTGGAAAGACTGGCTGACCAACTGGTGGAACTGCGAAATCTGACTACTGTGACACTGACCAACCAGCAAGTCAGGACAATCATTGACCTGTGGCAGAACCTGGACAGCTGGGACAAGCAGTGGATAGTTTATGTTGCTCTGCACAAGGACCAGTTGACCACTGGCCATTTTCAATCACCAGAAAAAGAGGACAATCTCACACCAGGCATTGAGAACACAACAAGGTGTACTCTACAAGCAAGTTCCTCAACACATCCTGACTGCTGCCGCTTGGTTGAAGCCATCTTCGTCAGGCTCTGCAACATCCACAGTAGTCCCTCAAAAAAAGACGAAGAAACAATGACACACTGGACGTTGATTCTGCAGGACTACAGAAAGATCAGAGAGCTCCTACTAGGgaatggtgcagtaatgcaggcTACATCTCTGCAGCTAGTAGAGGTGAATCAAAATGCCTTGATTCAATGGCACAGTCATCGCATCAAAGACCAGGGTTTGACAGAATTACTGAAGGAGGATCTTTCTCCCTCACTACCAGAAGCTCAGAACCCACCCATGCAGGCCAGAACTCTTCCAATAGAACCCACTCAACACCAGGAACATGCACCTGATTACAGTGACCACATCAAAAATGAAGATTTGTCTGAACTGCTCAAGGAAGAGCTCTCTTCATCACTACCAGAGGCTGAGAAAATTCTGCAAGCCAGAACTCGTCCAGCTGAACTACCTCAACATCGGGCACCTGCATATGAACACAGGCCTCCAGAAAGTACAGCAGGACAGGCCGTTTTGAAGAGAAGGTCTGTAGGTGAACCTCCATCAATCAGGCCAAGGCTATCTACACAGAGAGAGCTATTTGGgccagctccagaagctgcacAGTACTTGCAGATGGTACCACACATTTCAGTCAGGGGAGCACCGGTATTGCAGGCTGTGCATGTGCTCCAACCAATGCCTACCTTTGTCTGTGGCGCCACTCAGAACAGCGTACCACAACGTGCCACCCAGGAGCCCCCCCAACCTCGTCAGAAACGTACCTACAACAGGGTAGTGCAGGGGAACACTTGTAAAAAATGTGGCCAGTTTCGTTCAGCAGTCACTGGCCATAGCCAGTACAAAGGAATTATTTACTGCCCTCAGACTGAAACAGTGGACAAAAAACAATGGTTAGAGGAcatgagaagaaaatggaaataG
- the urb2 gene encoding unhealthy ribosome biogenesis protein 2 homolog, translating to MATIYTGIYQKLKSSQTPWPEKLKLARFAWVSRQCLLPNKEQVLLDWTAHALSVYYNKKVEVPFEVVEGLWTYLDEVLHSQKIKHVLSKGKTITLSPAVPQIIIERILEGSSGKLSVSLSTVLSCCHGILSSPVLSLSYTTRYDVLVQLLVKVCGLACFQLSQQHSSESLQFNVFEVLLLVLSTYLTVQRQQGNSNRVFTQVTEHLLQPLCLLRHLLSTRTWAEKDDPRIRQHLNKDIRSKVDMILQSALFFSDRLPYYKEEVLPSEKESGSKKGLAGNILFCPVKTILSKLVHGHGNEKEALLYAVRCNSLPLLFKFALDSFSKEEGNKLVCFHIMTKFVVALDFTDDLRIKETFNTANWHLVLLSLENFLNYCLAGDIYNVASDRIHHGEVQLKFYRKVAQLFFSNAQTDKPAWFRCLKTLLALNHQILDPDLDELVSSAWVDADNMELRVKKARETLVSVVLQTYTKLRQLPRLIEEVLVVITRPAADELRRELLPEAVQKTLSQCLSDNPVSQNLEICRCILEKIQSELTYVREMRKDSALKLLSLSVLLHAVIFSLKALDDSTPMPLIRQTQSLMEQMFTLVRSLLEGLERLVSTDTVWEDKIQEVSLLLTHTWHEADSLFQNHCSKYTSPSGPSSDVSPVSDTVEKVLALKGPTGQVSSPLSKLLQKLLALHRIKKKLLVSLPVLNADIKSVLCETAQFVVNRQDSSINLSTDQTWDLQLCSVNHDTYSVAYWYIVTTNLPLIAPYLSQEDESYIADSMLNSLLQSDLGSSLEKTDLSVILISKQLLESVVLCELPGLHSAVVKSLTTRFFRQACTSDIQSLCPSFSKSCIEFSVESVAKEEHNPEISPSMKRLKAVAQEIMDCIKTGVSVPVSETQVDSLLQLVKITGVLDPHAMSPEDSIELFLSTFAANLCVQTDGNGALSAPIILLKELFSFMTLLLMGQNSHVVLKVVHGSTLLEAAMNSVFSCLSKGLFRNVDSAAWFPFLQSVQGFIQCLIQLVLTRKNSVRINLEKFTSFLIERVAAGGTNSVDLGEYEEAFYVQLYLATLSTLCKETIAALGKNKQLDQTLIQLLGKNIHKMGPAIQAVLTGKASSVLRQSFCVDVVMVMIKSELAKANHQTQGTEVVAEGGKSDKLTQMELYKSFGQQILKELCPAPRPIDFIISSIHYLSAFYVASETTKESDLKDLHFRILQSVHKLLSGAWLSISEVKELEEPIKDLLAQLMVSCSQEQFHMLFLLLRDGLVASKIESGDHRETLATLTLIKLLACCPLPHSCSRKLWLTVPQILSSLVLVIRESSAVPSLTSVLTVPAVETMATLLRQGESQLNNPHHIILGLGGLHFVPLDSQSMDDYYAAFQAIHEVLFTIYLCYPLVMLKAATIFLNCFYRLVTSIIHEGRQKGGMEKEKDSEMLLKCAMLVERMYSHIGSTAEGFKGIASFIVAQYVGELQKVTLKPEIKAHLTEGIYRVLDLCSEKAIQFLNATLHVGVREVFGELYKNYTHYHKSKRHGEKRYTA from the exons ATGGCTACCATCTACACTGGAATCTATCAAAAGCTAAAAAGCTCTCAAACACCATGGCCAGAAAAGCTAAAGCTTGCTCGATTTGCATGGGTATCCAGGCAGTGCCTTCTTCCAAATAAGGAACAG GTTTTGCTTGACTGGACTGCCCATGCCCTTTCAGTGTATTACAACAAGAAAGTAGAAGTTCCTTTTGAAGTAGTGGAGGGATTATGGACATACCTGGATGAAGTTCTTCACAGCCAGAAAATTAAACATGTCTTGAGCAAAGGAAAGACCATCACTCTGAGCCCAGCGGTTCCTCAG ATAATCATTGAAAGGATTCTAGAAGGCAGCTCTGGGAAGCTGTCTGTAAGCCTGTCCACTGTTTTGAGCTGCTGCCATGGGATTTTGAGCTCTCCTGTCCTCTCTTTGAGCTACACAACCAGATATGATGTGCTGGTGCAACTACTGGTAAAAGTCTGTGGTTTGGCCTGCTTTCAGCTCAGCCAGCAACATTCTTCTGAGTCTCTTCAATTTAATGTGTTTGAGGTTCTGTTACTTGTTCTCAGTACCTACTTGACTGTACAAAGACAGCAAGGAAACTCCAACCGAGTTTTTACCCAGGTTACAGAGCACCTTTTGCAGCCACTTTGCCTGCTAAGACATTTACTGAGCACTAGGACGTGGGCCGAGAAGGATGACCCGAGAATCCGACAGCATCTGAACAAAGACATCCGGAGCAAAGTGGACATGATTCTTCAGTCCgctctgttcttcagtgacCGCCTACCGTACTACAAAGAAGAGGTTCTGCCATCAGAAAAAGAATCAGGCTCCAAAAAGGGACTGGCAGGCAATATCTTGTTCTGCCCTGTTAAGACAATTCTGTCGAAACTTGTCCACGGACATGGCAATGAGAAAGAGGCCCTGCTTTATGCCGTCAGATGCAACTCCCTCCCGCTGCTCTTCAAATTTGCTTTAGATTCATTTAGCAAAGAAGAAGGAAACAAGCTAGTTTGCTTTCATATTATGACAAAATTCGTTGTGGCTTTAGATTTTACAGACGATCTGAGAATCAAGGAAACATTTAATACAGCAAACTGGCACCTTGTTTTGCTTTCTCTAGAGAACTTTTTGAACTACTGCTTGGCTGGAGATATATATAATGTAGCGTCAGACAGAATTCATCACGGTGAGGTGCAGCTAAAATTCTACAGGAAAGTAGCACAACTTTTTTTCAGTAATGCACAAACAGACAAACCGGCCTGGTTCCGATGCCTGAAAACTCTGCTCGCACTGAACCACCAAATCCTGGATCCTGATCTTGACGAGCTTGTCTCATCGGCTTGggtggatgcagacaacatggAGTTACGTGTGAAAAAAGCTCGTGAAACACTTGTGTCTGTGGTCCTTCAGACCTACACTAAACTACGACAGCTGCCGAGACTCATCGAGGAAGTGCTGGTCGTAATCACCCGGCCGGCCGCTGATGAACTGAGACGAGAGCTGTTGCCTGAGGCTGTGCAGAAAACTTTGAGTCAGTGTCTCTCGGACAACCCTGTCAGTCAGAATCTTGAAATCTGCAGATGTATTCTGGAGAAGATACAAAGTGAGCTAACTTAtgtaagagaaatgagaaaggACTCCGCCTTGAAATTATTATCTCTGAGTGTTCTTCTCCATGCAGTCATCTTCAGTCTCAAGGCACTTGATGACAGCACCCCGATGCCTCTTATCAGGCAAACTCAGAGTCTGATGGAGCAGATGTTTACGCTGGTTAGGTCCCTGTTAGAAGGCCTTGAGAGGCTTGTAAGTACAGACACTGTCTGGGAAGACAAGATTCAAGAGGTTAGTCTTCTTCTTACTCACACTTGGCATGAGGCTGATTCCCTCTTTCAAAATCACTGCAGCAAATACACATCCCCATCTGGCCCAAGCAGTGATGTGAGCCCCGTCTCTGATACAGTAGAGAAAGTTTTGGCACTAAAAGGCCCGACTGGTCAGGTCAGCAGTCCACTGAGTAAGCTTCTTCAAAAGCTTCTTGCTCTCcacaggataaaaaaaaaattgcttgTTTCACTGCCTGTATTAAATGCAGACATCAAAAGCGTTCTTTGTGAAACTGCTCAGTTTGTAGTGAATAGGCAAGACTCTTCAATAAATCTGAGCACTGACCAAACTTGGGACCTCCAGCTTTGCAGTGTGAATCATGACACCTATTCTGTGGCCTACTGGTACATTGTAACCACCAATCTGCCTTTAATCGCCCCATACCTCTCACAGGAAGATGAATCTTACATAGCAGACTCAATGTTGAACTCTCTGCTTCAGAGTGACCTTGGAAGTAGTTTGGAAAAGACTGATCTATCTGTCATCCTGATTTCAAAACAATTACTTGAGAGTGTGGTTCTTTGTGAGTTACCTGGCTTGCATTCAGCAGTTGTGAAGTCTCTAACAACCCGATTTTTTAGACAGGCCTGCACTTCTGATATACAGTCTCTGTGTCCCTCATTTTCTAAGTCTTGTATAGAATTTAGCGTTGAATCTGTAGCGAAGGAGGAGCACAACCCTGAGATCTCGCCTTCTATGAAGAGACTGAAAGCCGTAGCCCAGGAGATCATGGACTGCATTAAAACTGGTGTTTCTGTACCTGTATCTGAAACACAAGTAGATAGTCTCTTACAGCTGGTCAAGATCACAGGTGTCCTGGATCCACATGCAATGTCCCCTGAAGATTCCATCGAACTTTTTTTGAGTACATTTGCGGCGAACCTTTGTGTTCAGACTGATGGAAATGGAGCACTTTCAGCACCCATCATTCTTTTAAAAGAGCTCTTCAGCTTCATGACATTGCTGTTGATGGGGCAAAATTCTCATGTGGTCCTCAAAGTTGTGCATGGCAGTACActcttggaggcagctatgaaCTCTGTGTTCTCTTGTCTTAGCAAGGGCCTTTTTCGTAATGTGGACAGCGCTGCGTGGTTTCCTTTTCTCCAGTCAGTCCAAGGCTTTATCCAGTGCCTAATCCAGCTGGTACTCACCCGAAAGAACAGTGTACGAATTAATCTGGAGAAGTTCACAAGTTTCCTGATTGAAAGAGTTGCTGCTGGTGGAACGAACTCTGTGGATTTGGGGGAATATGAAGAGGCTTTTTATGTGCAGCTTTACTTAGCAACTTTAAGCACGCTTTGTAAAGAAACGATTGCTGCCCTGGGAAAAAATAAACAGCTGGATCAGACTCTTATTCAGTTGTTGGGGAAAAACATCCACAAAATGGGGCCTGCCATCCAGGCTGTGTTGACTGGCAAGGCAAGCAGTGTGCTCCGACAGTCGTTTTGTGTTGatgtggtgatggtgatgattaaGTCTGAACTAGCAAAGGCTAATCATCAGACTCAAGGGACGGAAGTGGTTGCCGAAGGGGGTAAAAGTGACAAATTGACCCAAATGGAACTCTACAAGAGCTTTGGCCAGCAGATCTTGAAGGAATTATGCCCAGCGCCTCGACCCATTGATTTTATCATTTCGTCAATCCATTATCTCTCAGCATTTTATGTGGCTTCAGAGACAACTAAGGAGTCGGATCTCAAAGATCTCCATTTCAGGATTCTGCAGAGTGTCCATAAACTGTTGTCAG GTGCATGGCTGTCTATATCAGAAGTGAAGGAACTTGAGGAACCAATCAAGGACTTGCTTGCTCAGCTAATGGTCAGCTGTTCACAGGAGCAATTCCATATGTTGTTTCTCTTACTTCGAGATGGACTTGTTGCTTCAAAAATTGAAAGTGGCGACCACAGA GAAACCCTTGCAACGCTGACTTTAATAAAGCTTCTTGCCTGCTGTCCACTACCACATTCCTGCTCAAGGAAATTATGGCTTACAGTTCCACAGATTTTATCTTCGCTTGTT cttgTGATAAGAGAGTCCAGTGCAGTACCTTCATTGACCAGTGTACTGACTGTGCCAGCAGTAGAAACAATGGCCACACTGCTCCGTCAAGGAGAGTCTCAGCTCAATAACCCACATCATATTATTCTTGGGCTGGGAGGTCTTCACTTTGTGCCCCTGGACAGCCAGTCCATGGATGACTACTATGCTGCATTCCAGGCCATACATGAAGTCTTGTTCACCATCTACCTGTGTTATCCATTG GTGATGCTGAAGGCGGCGACGATCTTCCTGAATTGTTTTTATCGCCTGGTGACATCAATCATACACGAGGGCAGACAGAAGGGCGGGATGGAGAAAG AGAAAGATTCAGAGATGCTTTTAAAATGTGCCATGCTAGTGGAGAGGATGTACAGCCATATTGGCAGCACAGCTGAGGGTTTTAAAGGCATAGCTTCTTTCATTGTGGCTCAGTATGTCGGCGAATTGCAGAAG GTGACACTTAAACCAGAAATCAAGGCACACCTGACAGAAGGTATCTACCGTGTTCTGGACCTCTGCTCTGAAAAGGCTATACAATTCTTGAATGCGACACTGCATGTGGGTGTTAGGGAGGTATTTGGTGAGCTGtacaaaaactacacacactaccacaaGTCTAAAAGACATGGGGAAAAGAGGTATACTGCCTGA